The proteins below are encoded in one region of Mya arenaria isolate MELC-2E11 chromosome 15, ASM2691426v1:
- the LOC128220453 gene encoding uncharacterized protein LOC128220453 isoform X1: MPMRFQYKTLVGVLAKAPEGRVDFECQELTPWFRNKSSLFKDVKDEIVADVIRHCEFERRHKNDVLIKQGESGDKLYIILKGQVSIYVITDQKDTPRDVLAQVDAVCSKHDLERENLGQYVWSAGEGKSFGEVALLKEDCIRTATVVADNETDLVVIDRALYNRSVRDVLEREYTQKNEFVDTNLLFKNWPARQKKLLVVALKKETAKYGSQVIRQGGPADHMYFLLSGEIEITCDQSQFKGQFEEQWRDMETLLPGLLPRGHNHTETPLEALKRKKSHHKLIQMCLLGTNEIIGAIDILLGLPTYLDNAMVTREAEVLVLSRENYSRLFTKKAAQATVATLRERLTMRLYLYIHRSEGLVPPVQSPFLKYLTFLLHDENAVMELRRMKRKEIEEKRGLRHARDEEDTHMSSKEAERMSGMLKMLDIKPGDRQNKRLPSMESSQRVINEIDAGLKGWVERSRGDSPHLERRDGEADGVRKRHMTFHGPLFIRSKTDFLRPNIRNTKHLSRSKTPTDPY, translated from the exons AGATCGTCGCCGACGTCATACGTCACTGCGAGTTTGAACGACGTCACAAGAATGACGTCCTCATTAAGCAAGGCGAGAGCGGAGACAA ATTGTACATTATCCTGAAAGGGCAGGTCTCCATATACGTCATCACCGACCAGAAAGACACCCCCCGGGATGTGTTGGCTCAAGTTGATGCAGTGTGTAGCAAACACGACTTGGAGAGGGAAAACTTGGGACAGTATGTGTGGTCCGCCG GTGAGGGTAAATCATTCGGCGAGGTCGCGCTGCTCAAAGAGGACTGTATTCGGACAGCTACGGTTGTCGCGGACAACGAAACGGACTTGGTGGTGATTGACCGGGCACTCTACAACAGGAGTGTCCGCGATGTCCTGGAGAGAGAATACACACAGAAAAACGAATTTGTAGACACAAACCTGTTGTTTAAG AACTGGCCGGCTCGACAGAAAAAATTGCTGGTTGTGGCGCTTAAGAAGGAGACAGCAAAATATGGCAGCCAAGTGATCCGCCAGGGGGGGCCTGCTGATCATATGTATTTTCTGCTTAG TGGGGAGATCGAGATCACGTGTGACCAGAGCCAGTTCAAGGGCCAGTTTGAAGAACAATGGCGCGATATGGAGACATTACTCCCAGGCCTGTTGCCAAG gggccataatcacACGGAGACGCCATTGGAAGCATTGAAAAGAAAGAAATCTCATCATAAACTTATACAGATGTGTCTACTAGGAACTAATGAAATCATAG gTGCAATAGATATTTTGCTCGGCTTGCCAACGTACTTAGACAACGCCATGGTAACGCGTGAGGCGGAAGTTCTTGTCTTGTCACGTGAGAACTACTCGCGACTCTTCACAAAGAAAGCTGCGCAGGCAACAGTTGCCACATTACGAGAGCGACTCACAATGAGGCTGTATTTGTACATACATCGGAGCGAAGGGCTCGTTCCACCAGTACAGTCACCGTTTCTAAA ATACCTGACGTTTCTGCTTCACGACGAGAACGCCGTGATGGAGCTGCGGCGCATGAAACGGAAGGAGATAGAGGAGAAGAGAGGCCTACGACACGCGAGAGATGAAGAAGACACGCACATGAGCTCGAAGGAAGCCGAGAGAATGTCCGGCATGCTCAAGATGCTAGATATTAAG cCAGGAGACCGTCAAAACAAACGCCTGCCGTCCATGGAGAGTTCACAGCGCGTTATCAATGAAATCGATGCTGGGCTTAAGGGTTGGGTGGAGCGTAGCCGCGGAGACTCGCCGCACTTGGAGCGACGGGATGGGGAGGCTGATGGCGTCAGGAAACGTCATATGACCTTCCACGGCCCT CTGTTCATTAGAAGTAAAACG GATTTCTTACGCCCAAATATCAGAAACACGAAACATCTAAGTCGGTCAAAAACACCTACAGATCCTTACTAG
- the LOC128220453 gene encoding uncharacterized protein LOC128220453 isoform X2 gives MLHDSFIRIVQKDVSHRKDNECFEMVPWLKGHCPLFANVPQEIVADVIRHCEFERRHKNDVLIKQGESGDKLYIILKGQVSIYVITDQKDTPRDVLAQVDAVCSKHDLERENLGQYVWSAGEGKSFGEVALLKEDCIRTATVVADNETDLVVIDRALYNRSVRDVLEREYTQKNEFVDTNLLFKNWPARQKKLLVVALKKETAKYGSQVIRQGGPADHMYFLLSGEIEITCDQSQFKGQFEEQWRDMETLLPGLLPRGHNHTETPLEALKRKKSHHKLIQMCLLGTNEIIGAIDILLGLPTYLDNAMVTREAEVLVLSRENYSRLFTKKAAQATVATLRERLTMRLYLYIHRSEGLVPPVQSPFLKYLTFLLHDENAVMELRRMKRKEIEEKRGLRHARDEEDTHMSSKEAERMSGMLKMLDIKPGDRQNKRLPSMESSQRVINEIDAGLKGWVERSRGDSPHLERRDGEADGVRKRHMTFHGPLFIRSKTDFLRPNIRNTKHLSRSKTPTDPY, from the exons AGATCGTCGCCGACGTCATACGTCACTGCGAGTTTGAACGACGTCACAAGAATGACGTCCTCATTAAGCAAGGCGAGAGCGGAGACAA ATTGTACATTATCCTGAAAGGGCAGGTCTCCATATACGTCATCACCGACCAGAAAGACACCCCCCGGGATGTGTTGGCTCAAGTTGATGCAGTGTGTAGCAAACACGACTTGGAGAGGGAAAACTTGGGACAGTATGTGTGGTCCGCCG GTGAGGGTAAATCATTCGGCGAGGTCGCGCTGCTCAAAGAGGACTGTATTCGGACAGCTACGGTTGTCGCGGACAACGAAACGGACTTGGTGGTGATTGACCGGGCACTCTACAACAGGAGTGTCCGCGATGTCCTGGAGAGAGAATACACACAGAAAAACGAATTTGTAGACACAAACCTGTTGTTTAAG AACTGGCCGGCTCGACAGAAAAAATTGCTGGTTGTGGCGCTTAAGAAGGAGACAGCAAAATATGGCAGCCAAGTGATCCGCCAGGGGGGGCCTGCTGATCATATGTATTTTCTGCTTAG TGGGGAGATCGAGATCACGTGTGACCAGAGCCAGTTCAAGGGCCAGTTTGAAGAACAATGGCGCGATATGGAGACATTACTCCCAGGCCTGTTGCCAAG gggccataatcacACGGAGACGCCATTGGAAGCATTGAAAAGAAAGAAATCTCATCATAAACTTATACAGATGTGTCTACTAGGAACTAATGAAATCATAG gTGCAATAGATATTTTGCTCGGCTTGCCAACGTACTTAGACAACGCCATGGTAACGCGTGAGGCGGAAGTTCTTGTCTTGTCACGTGAGAACTACTCGCGACTCTTCACAAAGAAAGCTGCGCAGGCAACAGTTGCCACATTACGAGAGCGACTCACAATGAGGCTGTATTTGTACATACATCGGAGCGAAGGGCTCGTTCCACCAGTACAGTCACCGTTTCTAAA ATACCTGACGTTTCTGCTTCACGACGAGAACGCCGTGATGGAGCTGCGGCGCATGAAACGGAAGGAGATAGAGGAGAAGAGAGGCCTACGACACGCGAGAGATGAAGAAGACACGCACATGAGCTCGAAGGAAGCCGAGAGAATGTCCGGCATGCTCAAGATGCTAGATATTAAG cCAGGAGACCGTCAAAACAAACGCCTGCCGTCCATGGAGAGTTCACAGCGCGTTATCAATGAAATCGATGCTGGGCTTAAGGGTTGGGTGGAGCGTAGCCGCGGAGACTCGCCGCACTTGGAGCGACGGGATGGGGAGGCTGATGGCGTCAGGAAACGTCATATGACCTTCCACGGCCCT CTGTTCATTAGAAGTAAAACG GATTTCTTACGCCCAAATATCAGAAACACGAAACATCTAAGTCGGTCAAAAACACCTACAGATCCTTACTAG
- the LOC128220453 gene encoding uncharacterized protein LOC128220453 isoform X4 — MPMRFQYKTLVGVLAKAPEGRVDFECQELTPWFRNKSSLFKDVKDEIVADVIRHCEFERRHKNDVLIKQGESGDKLYIILKGQVSIYVITDQKDTPRDVLAQVDAVCSKHDLERENLGQYVWSAGEGKSFGEVALLKEDCIRTATVVADNETDLVVIDRALYNRSVRDVLEREYTQKNEFVDTNLLFKNWPARQKKLLVVALKKETAKYGSQVIRQGGPADHMYFLLSGEIEITCDQSQFKGQFEEQWRDMETLLPGLLPRGHNHTETPLEALKRKKSHHKLIQMCLLGTNEIIGAIDILLGLPTYLDNAMVTREAEVLVLSRENYSRLFTKKAAQATVATLRERLTMRLYLYIHRSEGLVPPVQSPFLKYLTFLLHDENAVMELRRMKRKEIEEKRGLRHARDEEDTHMSSKEAERMSGMLKMLDIKPGDRQNKRLPSMESSQRVINEIDAGLKGWVERSRGDSPHLERRDGEADGVRKRHMTFHGPDFLRPNIRNTKHLSRSKTPTDPY, encoded by the exons AGATCGTCGCCGACGTCATACGTCACTGCGAGTTTGAACGACGTCACAAGAATGACGTCCTCATTAAGCAAGGCGAGAGCGGAGACAA ATTGTACATTATCCTGAAAGGGCAGGTCTCCATATACGTCATCACCGACCAGAAAGACACCCCCCGGGATGTGTTGGCTCAAGTTGATGCAGTGTGTAGCAAACACGACTTGGAGAGGGAAAACTTGGGACAGTATGTGTGGTCCGCCG GTGAGGGTAAATCATTCGGCGAGGTCGCGCTGCTCAAAGAGGACTGTATTCGGACAGCTACGGTTGTCGCGGACAACGAAACGGACTTGGTGGTGATTGACCGGGCACTCTACAACAGGAGTGTCCGCGATGTCCTGGAGAGAGAATACACACAGAAAAACGAATTTGTAGACACAAACCTGTTGTTTAAG AACTGGCCGGCTCGACAGAAAAAATTGCTGGTTGTGGCGCTTAAGAAGGAGACAGCAAAATATGGCAGCCAAGTGATCCGCCAGGGGGGGCCTGCTGATCATATGTATTTTCTGCTTAG TGGGGAGATCGAGATCACGTGTGACCAGAGCCAGTTCAAGGGCCAGTTTGAAGAACAATGGCGCGATATGGAGACATTACTCCCAGGCCTGTTGCCAAG gggccataatcacACGGAGACGCCATTGGAAGCATTGAAAAGAAAGAAATCTCATCATAAACTTATACAGATGTGTCTACTAGGAACTAATGAAATCATAG gTGCAATAGATATTTTGCTCGGCTTGCCAACGTACTTAGACAACGCCATGGTAACGCGTGAGGCGGAAGTTCTTGTCTTGTCACGTGAGAACTACTCGCGACTCTTCACAAAGAAAGCTGCGCAGGCAACAGTTGCCACATTACGAGAGCGACTCACAATGAGGCTGTATTTGTACATACATCGGAGCGAAGGGCTCGTTCCACCAGTACAGTCACCGTTTCTAAA ATACCTGACGTTTCTGCTTCACGACGAGAACGCCGTGATGGAGCTGCGGCGCATGAAACGGAAGGAGATAGAGGAGAAGAGAGGCCTACGACACGCGAGAGATGAAGAAGACACGCACATGAGCTCGAAGGAAGCCGAGAGAATGTCCGGCATGCTCAAGATGCTAGATATTAAG cCAGGAGACCGTCAAAACAAACGCCTGCCGTCCATGGAGAGTTCACAGCGCGTTATCAATGAAATCGATGCTGGGCTTAAGGGTTGGGTGGAGCGTAGCCGCGGAGACTCGCCGCACTTGGAGCGACGGGATGGGGAGGCTGATGGCGTCAGGAAACGTCATATGACCTTCCACGGCCCT GATTTCTTACGCCCAAATATCAGAAACACGAAACATCTAAGTCGGTCAAAAACACCTACAGATCCTTACTAG
- the LOC128220453 gene encoding uncharacterized protein LOC128220453 isoform X3, producing the protein MHDSFIRIVQKDVSYREDNECFEMVPWLKGHSPLFSVVPEEIVADVIRHCEFERRHKNDVLIKQGESGDKLYIILKGQVSIYVITDQKDTPRDVLAQVDAVCSKHDLERENLGQYVWSAGEGKSFGEVALLKEDCIRTATVVADNETDLVVIDRALYNRSVRDVLEREYTQKNEFVDTNLLFKNWPARQKKLLVVALKKETAKYGSQVIRQGGPADHMYFLLSGEIEITCDQSQFKGQFEEQWRDMETLLPGLLPRGHNHTETPLEALKRKKSHHKLIQMCLLGTNEIIGAIDILLGLPTYLDNAMVTREAEVLVLSRENYSRLFTKKAAQATVATLRERLTMRLYLYIHRSEGLVPPVQSPFLKYLTFLLHDENAVMELRRMKRKEIEEKRGLRHARDEEDTHMSSKEAERMSGMLKMLDIKPGDRQNKRLPSMESSQRVINEIDAGLKGWVERSRGDSPHLERRDGEADGVRKRHMTFHGPLFIRSKTDFLRPNIRNTKHLSRSKTPTDPY; encoded by the exons AGATCGTCGCCGACGTCATACGTCACTGCGAGTTTGAACGACGTCACAAGAATGACGTCCTCATTAAGCAAGGCGAGAGCGGAGACAA ATTGTACATTATCCTGAAAGGGCAGGTCTCCATATACGTCATCACCGACCAGAAAGACACCCCCCGGGATGTGTTGGCTCAAGTTGATGCAGTGTGTAGCAAACACGACTTGGAGAGGGAAAACTTGGGACAGTATGTGTGGTCCGCCG GTGAGGGTAAATCATTCGGCGAGGTCGCGCTGCTCAAAGAGGACTGTATTCGGACAGCTACGGTTGTCGCGGACAACGAAACGGACTTGGTGGTGATTGACCGGGCACTCTACAACAGGAGTGTCCGCGATGTCCTGGAGAGAGAATACACACAGAAAAACGAATTTGTAGACACAAACCTGTTGTTTAAG AACTGGCCGGCTCGACAGAAAAAATTGCTGGTTGTGGCGCTTAAGAAGGAGACAGCAAAATATGGCAGCCAAGTGATCCGCCAGGGGGGGCCTGCTGATCATATGTATTTTCTGCTTAG TGGGGAGATCGAGATCACGTGTGACCAGAGCCAGTTCAAGGGCCAGTTTGAAGAACAATGGCGCGATATGGAGACATTACTCCCAGGCCTGTTGCCAAG gggccataatcacACGGAGACGCCATTGGAAGCATTGAAAAGAAAGAAATCTCATCATAAACTTATACAGATGTGTCTACTAGGAACTAATGAAATCATAG gTGCAATAGATATTTTGCTCGGCTTGCCAACGTACTTAGACAACGCCATGGTAACGCGTGAGGCGGAAGTTCTTGTCTTGTCACGTGAGAACTACTCGCGACTCTTCACAAAGAAAGCTGCGCAGGCAACAGTTGCCACATTACGAGAGCGACTCACAATGAGGCTGTATTTGTACATACATCGGAGCGAAGGGCTCGTTCCACCAGTACAGTCACCGTTTCTAAA ATACCTGACGTTTCTGCTTCACGACGAGAACGCCGTGATGGAGCTGCGGCGCATGAAACGGAAGGAGATAGAGGAGAAGAGAGGCCTACGACACGCGAGAGATGAAGAAGACACGCACATGAGCTCGAAGGAAGCCGAGAGAATGTCCGGCATGCTCAAGATGCTAGATATTAAG cCAGGAGACCGTCAAAACAAACGCCTGCCGTCCATGGAGAGTTCACAGCGCGTTATCAATGAAATCGATGCTGGGCTTAAGGGTTGGGTGGAGCGTAGCCGCGGAGACTCGCCGCACTTGGAGCGACGGGATGGGGAGGCTGATGGCGTCAGGAAACGTCATATGACCTTCCACGGCCCT CTGTTCATTAGAAGTAAAACG GATTTCTTACGCCCAAATATCAGAAACACGAAACATCTAAGTCGGTCAAAAACACCTACAGATCCTTACTAG